In Carya illinoinensis cultivar Pawnee chromosome 9, C.illinoinensisPawnee_v1, whole genome shotgun sequence, the following are encoded in one genomic region:
- the LOC122276874 gene encoding LRR receptor-like serine/threonine-protein kinase EFR, translated as MAISVDATIPNIATDQSALLALKFGISHPDPAYHNILASNWSTNTSVCNWIGVTCGSKHHRVITLNLSYMGLEGTIPPQIGNLSFLVSLRLKNNSFHGSVPNELSRLYRLKNLNFGFNNFNGEIPIFGTIIQTSRIGLAFNEFSGYIPPSLFNISTLQAIDLGDNKLLGPMPSILFNMPSLQSIDLSSNELSGRLPKDTFNHLPNLQWLQLSHNRFYGGLPSTLFSCKHLQYLSVQTNHFTGRVLPAIGNLTMLEKLYLIENDFAGAIPNEIGYLQNLKKLNIGANQFSGPIPFEIFNISTLQIIGMSLNNLFGPLPSNLGHFLPELQMLLLGENELNGTIPSSISNASQLTRLELSKNSFSGFIPNTIGNLALLQYLNLGRNNLTIGSPKMNSLFSSLSNCKYLEVLSFEKNPLNAILPNSIGNLSTSLQKFFLDGSNIKGSIFQDIGNLSSLIILDLSYNELVGLIPTAWEKLSMLQVLYLHKNRLQGPIPSNLCHLKSLFQLSLGGNELVGQIPGCINNLTLLRNLYLGANKLTSTIPLTLWSMKDLLEVDLSSNSLSGPLSLELGNMKVLRELNLSNNRLSGDIPITIGSLKDLYLLSSAQNLFEGSIPESFGDLVSLELLDVSSNNLSGEIPKSLEALIYLKYLNVSFNRLRGEIPTRGPFINFTAASFMSNDALCGALQLQVLPCKKDGSRSKRSKISHILTFSLPTVGLTVILVASLVLISKKCQKKSTGSVDLSPLATWRRVSHHELLRATEGFNPSKLIGEGSFGSVYKATFLDGKDFAIKVLNLQIEGAFHSFDVECDVLSSIRHRNLVKIISACSNMDFKAIVLEYMPNGNLETWLYSGDRFLSMLQRLNIMIDVATALEYLHFGYSKTIVHCDLKPNNILLDEEMVAHVADFGIAKLLGDEDLIKRTMTLATIGYMAPEYGSEGIVSIRGDVYSYGILLMETFTRKKPTDNMFVEEMNLKLWVEESLADLSIIEIIDASLLGDERYKNAATTNSVSSIMGLALDCCIDSPEERINTRSIPIALNKIKSKFLQDFQKT; from the exons ATGGCTATCTCAGTCGATGCAACCATTCCAAATATTGCCACAGATCAATCTGCCCTTCTTGCCTTAAAGTTTGGTATTTCTCATCCCGACCCTGCATATCATAATATTCTAGCGAGCAATTGGTCCACCAATACATCTGTTTGCAATTGGATTGGTGTCACTTGTGGTTCTAAACATCACCGAGTCATAACCTTGAACCTTTCTTACATGGGTCTTGAGGGTACCATTCCTCCACAGATAGGAAACCTTTCATTTCTTGTTAGTCTAAGACTAAAAAACAATAGTTTTCATGGCTCTGTGCCCAATGAGTTGTCTCGTCTTTACCGGTTGAAAAACTTAAACTTTGGATTCAACAACTTCAATGGAGAAATCCCCATCTTTGGGACTATTATCCAAACTTCGAG GATTGGTTTGGCCTTCAATGAGTTCTCGGGTTATATACCTCCCTCCCTCTTCAACATATCTACCTTGCAAGCAATTGATCTTGGAGATAATAAGCTTTTGGGTCCGATGCCTTCTATTTTGTTTAACATGCCTTCCCTGCAATCGATTGATCTCTCCTCCAACGAGCTCTCAGGGAGACTTCCAAAAGATACGTTTAATCATCTTCCCAACTTACAATGGCTTCAACTTTCTCATAACAGATTTTATGGCGGGCTTCCATCCACTTTGTTCAGCTGCAAACATCTGCAATATTTGTCGGTGCAGACTAATCATTTCACCGGAAGAGTATTGCCGGCAATCGGAAACTTAACCATGCTTGAGAAATTGTACCTTATCGAAAACGACTTTGCTG GTGCAATTCCGAATGAAATTGGTTATCTACAAAACTTGAAGAAGCTCAATATTGGAGCCAACCAATTCTCTGGACCAATTCCGTTTGAGATTTTCAATATctcaacattacaaatcattgGAATGTCTTTGAATAATCTCTTTGGTCCTCTCCCATCAAATCTAGGACATTTCCTTCCAGAACTTCAGATGCTTCTGCTTGGGGAAAATGAACTCAATGGAACAATTCCCAGCTCCATATCCAATGCATCACAACTCACTCGTCTAGAATTGTCTAAGAACTCATTCTCTGGCTTCATTCCAAATACAATTGGTAATTTAGCTCTCCTCCAGTATCTCAACTTAGGACGCAATAACTTGACTATTGGGTCTCCAAAAATGAATAgccttttctcttctttgtcAAATTGCAAATATTTGGAAGTgttatcttttgaaaaaaatccaCTAAATGCTATCCTTCCCAATTCCATTGGAAATCTCTCCACTTCTcttcagaaattttttttggatGGTTCCAATATCAAGGGTAGCATTTTCCAAGATATTGGCAATTTAAGCAGCTTGATCATTTTGGACTTAAGTTACAATGAGTTGGTTGGACTGATTCCAACTGCATGGGAGAAATTGAGCATGCTCCAAGTTTTGTACTTGCATAAAAATAGATTGCAGGGTCCCATCCCATCAAATCTTTGTCATTTAAAGAGCTTGTTTCAGTTAAGTTTAGGAGGCAATGAGCTAGTTGGACAAATTCCTGGATGCATAAATAATCTGACTTTGCTAAGAAACCTCTACTTGGGGGCAAACAAATTAACTTCTACGATTCCTTTGACCTTGTGGAGCATGAAAGATTTGTTGGAGGTTGACCTATCGTCGAATTCTCTAAGTGGCCCCCTCTCATTAGAGCTTGGAAATATGAAGGTATTGAGAGAGTTGAATTTATCAAACAATCGATTATCAGGTGATATCCCGATAACAATTGGTAGTCTCAAAGATCTATATCTTCTCTCCTCAGCACAAAATCTATTTGAAGGTTCAATTCCTGAATCATTTGGTGATTTGGTAAGCTTGGAGCTCTTGGATGTTTCAAGTAATAATTTATCTGGAGAGATTCCCAAATCCTTAGAAGCACTCATATATCTTAAATATTTGAATGTCTCATTCAATAGACTACGAGGTGAAATTCCTACAAGAGGTCCATTTATAAACTTCACGGCTGCATCATTTATGTCAAATGATGCACTTTGTGGTGCTCTCCAATTGCAAGTTCTTCCCTGCAAAAAAGATGGTTCTCGATCAAAAAGGTCCAAAATAAGTCATATACTAACATTTTCATTACCTACAGTTGGATTAACAGTAATACTTGTGGCATCCCTCGTATTAATCTCAAAAAAATGCCAAAAGAAGTCAACAGGATCGGTAGACTTGTCTCCTTTAGCAACATGGAGAAGAGTTTCTCACCATGAGCTTCTACGAGCAACAGAAGGGTTTAATCCAAGTAAGTTGATTGGAGAAGGGAGTTTTGGGTCTGTGTACAAAGCAACATTCTTGGATGGTAAGGATTTtgcaataaaagttttgaatttgcaAATAGAAGGGGCATTTCATAGCTTTGATGTAGAGTGTGACGTACTAAGTAGTATTCGTCATCGGAATCTTGTCAAAATCATTAGTGCTTGCAGTAATATGGACTTCAAAGCCATTGTATTGGAATACATGCCTAATGGGAACTTGGAGACTTGGCTTTATTCTGGTGACCGCTTTTTGAGTATGTTACAAAGGCTAAACATAATGATTGATGTGGCAACAGCACTAGAATACCTTCATTTTGGTTACTCAAAAACTATTGTGCACTGTGATTTGAAGCCTAACAATATATTGTTGGATGAAGAAATGGTTGCACATGTTGCTGATTTTGGAATAGCCAAGCTGTTAGGAGATGAGGATCTTATAAAGCGAACCATGACCCTTGCTACTATTGGGTATATGGCACCAG AGTATGGATCCGAAGGGATTGTTTCTATAAGAGGCGATGTGTATAGCTATGGCATTTTACTGATGGAAACTTTCACGAGAAAGAAGCCTACAGATAACATGTTTGTTGAAGAGATGAACTTGAAGCTTTGGGTAGAGGAATCTCTAGCTGATCTCTCAATAATTGAAATCATTGATGCTAGTTTGTTGGGAGACGAAAGATATAAGAATGCAGCTACGACGAACAGCGTATCATCTATCATGGGATTAGCTTTGGATTGTTGCATAGATTCACCTGAAGAGAGGATCAATACAAGAAGTATTCCAATAGCACTCAACAAGATCAAATCCAAGTTTCTacaagattttcaaaaaacCTGA